One window of Futiania mangrovi genomic DNA carries:
- a CDS encoding aldehyde dehydrogenase family protein yields the protein MLDLNKHFIDGAWSSSSGDVIEAIDPSTETVFARVARGTANDVDHAVNAARAAFPAFAATPVGERIRLLEAIASGLEARRTEISEAMSVEMGVPRKAADAVHFPSGPAHFREAARVLASFAFDEQQGSTMVTHEPIGVCGLITPWNFPINQVACKVAPALAAGCTMVLKPSEISPWSAAIIAEVIADAGAPSGTFNLVQGDGLTTGSALTVHPLVDMISFTGSTRAGVEISKAAADTVKRVTLELGGKSPNIILPDADLEDAVSKGVARCFNNSGQSCIAPTRMLVPRPLLEKAEAIAARVAGETLAGPADSPGSVIGPVANAAQFAKVQAYIEAGVASGARLVAGGPGRPDGIVRGFVVQPTVFSDVDPSMAIAREEIFGPVLCLIPYEDENDAVRIANDIPYGLAAFVQGRDMTAVRRVARQMRAGIVQMNYPPVDRSAPFGGYKQSGNGREWGVHGLREYLEVKAMVGFGEA from the coding sequence ATGCTCGATCTCAATAAGCATTTCATCGATGGTGCGTGGTCATCTTCCAGTGGAGATGTCATCGAGGCCATTGACCCTTCAACCGAGACCGTCTTCGCCAGGGTGGCTCGGGGCACGGCGAACGATGTCGATCATGCTGTCAATGCGGCAAGGGCCGCGTTCCCCGCATTTGCCGCGACCCCGGTTGGCGAGCGTATTCGGCTGCTCGAGGCCATTGCCTCCGGACTTGAGGCGCGGCGCACCGAGATTTCCGAGGCCATGTCGGTCGAGATGGGCGTGCCTCGAAAGGCTGCCGATGCCGTACATTTTCCGAGTGGACCCGCGCACTTCCGGGAAGCCGCTCGGGTACTCGCGTCCTTTGCCTTCGACGAGCAACAAGGCTCGACGATGGTGACGCACGAGCCGATCGGTGTTTGCGGCCTCATCACGCCGTGGAACTTTCCGATCAATCAGGTCGCGTGCAAGGTTGCGCCAGCCCTCGCTGCCGGCTGCACCATGGTCCTCAAACCGAGCGAGATAAGCCCATGGAGTGCCGCGATCATCGCGGAAGTGATCGCGGACGCCGGGGCGCCTTCTGGTACCTTCAACCTTGTCCAGGGGGACGGCCTGACAACCGGTTCTGCGCTGACCGTCCACCCCTTGGTCGACATGATTTCTTTCACTGGCTCGACACGGGCCGGCGTCGAGATTTCGAAGGCCGCGGCCGACACAGTGAAGCGTGTCACGCTGGAGCTCGGTGGCAAGTCGCCCAACATCATTCTGCCGGACGCGGATCTCGAGGATGCGGTCAGCAAAGGCGTCGCCCGGTGTTTCAACAACAGCGGCCAATCTTGCATCGCACCGACGCGCATGCTTGTGCCCCGGCCCTTGCTCGAGAAGGCCGAAGCTATCGCGGCAAGGGTGGCGGGTGAGACCCTCGCAGGTCCCGCGGACAGTCCCGGCAGCGTTATCGGCCCGGTCGCCAATGCAGCGCAATTCGCGAAGGTGCAGGCTTACATCGAGGCAGGCGTTGCTTCCGGGGCGCGCCTTGTCGCTGGCGGTCCAGGCCGGCCGGACGGGATCGTGCGCGGCTTCGTGGTGCAGCCAACGGTATTCAGCGATGTCGACCCGTCGATGGCGATCGCGCGAGAGGAAATCTTCGGGCCAGTTCTTTGCCTTATTCCCTACGAGGACGAGAACGACGCGGTACGGATCGCCAACGACATCCCGTATGGCCTCGCTGCCTTCGTCCAGGGGCGGGACATGACCGCCGTGCGACGTGTCGCGAGGCAGATGAGGGCCGGGATCGTCCAGATGAATTACCCGCCCGTGGATCGAAGCGCCCCTTTCGGGGGCTACAAGCAATCCGGCAACGGGCGCGAATGGGGTGTCCACGGGCTTCGCGAGTATCTCGAAGTGAAGGCGATGGTCGGTTTCGGGGAGGCCTGA
- a CDS encoding ABC transporter substrate-binding protein, which produces MNITRRGLIAGIAAVPAVGLAGRLAAQNTKTIRVASWGGSWRDSYVKNIVQRIPDTSIGVEFVLGNPDDNLAKQIAASRQGLNAFEVMEYTPAQASVLDGSDIFMPLDYDQLPAARDLPGWARTPTAVATQFTVDGIVYNKEKFAELGIEPPQRHADLIDERLAGHVAFPDIANGAHWAAIVGLAGGNESDLSPALELVKKMNPAYFFSGSTDLATRFGSGEIWAAPWQSSWALRLRRSGAPVAVSYPKIGEKTAALWPLKFAILKGASSPEAAHAFINTALTAEAQYGHGSVVGQVPVNPEARARMMNEPELASVMLLKPEQIENAYRIDWTKLDQTAWRDRWNRQMSR; this is translated from the coding sequence ATGAATATCACAAGGCGCGGCCTGATCGCCGGTATCGCTGCGGTTCCAGCGGTTGGGTTGGCTGGGCGGCTCGCTGCACAGAACACGAAGACTATTCGTGTGGCCTCATGGGGCGGCAGCTGGCGCGATTCCTATGTAAAGAACATAGTTCAGCGGATTCCGGACACGTCGATTGGCGTCGAGTTCGTTCTCGGCAACCCGGACGACAATCTCGCCAAGCAGATTGCTGCCTCCCGGCAGGGTCTGAATGCGTTCGAGGTTATGGAATACACGCCAGCTCAGGCATCCGTTCTCGACGGTTCCGATATCTTCATGCCGCTGGACTATGACCAGTTGCCCGCTGCGCGGGATTTGCCAGGGTGGGCGCGAACGCCCACCGCGGTCGCTACCCAGTTCACTGTCGACGGAATTGTCTACAACAAGGAGAAGTTCGCAGAGTTGGGTATCGAACCGCCTCAGCGCCATGCCGATCTGATCGACGAGCGCCTCGCGGGACATGTCGCGTTTCCGGACATCGCCAACGGTGCGCACTGGGCCGCCATAGTCGGACTGGCGGGAGGCAACGAGAGCGATCTCTCTCCCGCGCTCGAACTCGTTAAGAAGATGAACCCCGCCTATTTCTTTTCAGGCTCGACGGACCTCGCTACAAGGTTCGGCTCCGGTGAGATCTGGGCCGCGCCATGGCAATCGAGTTGGGCTCTGCGCCTGAGGCGTTCCGGTGCACCCGTCGCGGTTTCCTACCCGAAGATCGGCGAAAAGACCGCGGCGCTGTGGCCGCTGAAGTTTGCTATTTTGAAGGGCGCATCCTCACCCGAAGCGGCACACGCCTTCATCAACACTGCACTGACAGCGGAGGCGCAGTACGGGCACGGGTCTGTCGTCGGCCAGGTCCCCGTCAACCCGGAGGCGCGTGCGCGTATGATGAACGAGCCGGAACTGGCGTCCGTCATGCTGCTCAAGCCTGAGCAGATCGAGAATGCCTACCGTATCGACTGGACCAAGCTGGATCAGACGGCCTGGCGTGATCGATGGAACCGGCAGATGAGCCGCTAA
- a CDS encoding dipeptidase has product MAQTRVNGHSRQEVPLIIDGLSMPTPERRWFEEWRDGGIGCVNTCICVWENAREAITVLSRWRRALEENSDLIAPATSVDEIRSIAASGRTAVVFSFQNTAPIEHDIELFTHFRALGVCIMQLTYNLQNYIGCGYWEAKDAGISSRFGALAVQEMNRVGIMIDLSHCGERTTLDAIEMSEKPVAITHANPREFVGSPVYGAGRLKTTEAIKALSARGGVIGLTPNRNMTPEGAATTLERFSEMVAWTVDRIGIDHVGIGLDYCPGHPNSVRTWWRFARWSRESAPAEQMKIAPHEGWSDWIRSPAQISNIAKGLSQRGFLQGEIDKVMGGNWLRIYDVCFAPAAAYVSADS; this is encoded by the coding sequence ATGGCTCAGACCCGGGTCAATGGACACTCACGACAGGAAGTCCCCCTCATCATCGACGGACTATCCATGCCTACGCCTGAGCGGCGATGGTTCGAGGAATGGCGCGATGGCGGTATCGGTTGCGTGAACACCTGCATTTGCGTCTGGGAAAATGCGCGCGAGGCGATCACTGTCCTGAGCAGATGGCGTCGGGCTCTCGAGGAAAACAGCGATCTTATTGCGCCTGCGACCTCCGTGGATGAGATTCGCTCCATCGCTGCGTCTGGGCGCACGGCTGTCGTCTTCAGTTTCCAGAATACCGCGCCGATTGAGCACGACATCGAGCTGTTTACGCACTTCCGGGCGCTCGGCGTGTGCATCATGCAGCTGACCTACAACCTGCAGAATTATATCGGTTGCGGCTATTGGGAGGCAAAGGATGCGGGGATCTCCTCCCGTTTCGGCGCACTCGCTGTTCAGGAGATGAACCGCGTCGGGATCATGATCGACCTATCGCATTGTGGTGAGCGAACGACGCTGGATGCGATCGAGATGTCGGAAAAGCCGGTCGCGATCACCCATGCGAACCCGCGCGAATTCGTTGGCTCGCCTGTCTATGGGGCGGGCCGACTGAAAACAACGGAGGCGATAAAGGCGCTCAGTGCACGCGGCGGCGTGATCGGGCTTACGCCGAACCGCAACATGACGCCGGAAGGTGCGGCAACCACGCTCGAGCGCTTTTCCGAGATGGTCGCCTGGACTGTCGACCGCATTGGCATCGACCACGTCGGCATTGGCCTTGACTACTGTCCCGGTCACCCGAACAGCGTGCGAACGTGGTGGCGCTTTGCCCGCTGGTCGCGGGAGAGTGCTCCGGCTGAGCAAATGAAGATTGCACCGCACGAGGGGTGGTCCGACTGGATCAGATCACCAGCACAGATAAGCAACATTGCCAAGGGGCTGTCGCAAAGAGGATTCTTGCAGGGTGAGATCGACAAGGTCATGGGCGGCAACTGGCTGCGCATCTACGATGTCTGCTTCGCCCCCGCCGCGGCCTACGTGTCGGCCGATTCCTAA
- a CDS encoding ABC transporter ATP-binding protein → MSSVSLRGVSKSYGGSVAVRDVNLEISEGEFIVLLGPSGCGKTTTLRMIAGFVDPTAGQILLGGKDVTRLPPRKRDIGMVFQNYALFPNMNVAENIAFGLRRRGAPRETIKARVEELLDLVHLSSQADYHIDELSGGQQQRVALARALAHTPSVLLMDEPLGALDLKLREQLQEEILRIKKTLGITTILVTHDQQEAMALADRIVLMDKGEIRQAGTADNLYRRPASPFVAGFIGKRNEIPADVAGMGDQLIARASDGTILVIGLPDDHPLGGKVTINLRPEHLILSREPGEACSDHTSLSATVTGKRFLGNVVHYELTLPWGEAVLSESRDGDHAVGDSVFVSFAHSDIVMFPEDSAGRRK, encoded by the coding sequence ATGTCCAGTGTTTCCCTGAGGGGGGTATCCAAGTCCTATGGCGGCTCCGTCGCCGTAAGGGATGTGAACCTCGAGATCAGCGAGGGCGAGTTCATAGTCCTCCTGGGCCCTTCTGGATGTGGCAAGACTACGACGCTTCGGATGATCGCGGGGTTCGTAGATCCGACGGCAGGGCAGATTCTGCTCGGAGGCAAGGACGTAACGCGTCTGCCACCACGCAAGCGTGACATCGGCATGGTCTTTCAGAACTATGCCCTGTTCCCGAACATGAATGTCGCCGAGAATATCGCCTTCGGGCTTCGTCGCCGTGGCGCCCCTCGCGAGACGATCAAGGCTCGGGTCGAGGAACTTCTGGACCTGGTGCACCTTTCGTCTCAGGCGGACTATCACATTGACGAGCTTTCCGGCGGGCAGCAGCAACGCGTTGCCCTGGCCCGGGCGCTTGCCCATACGCCCAGCGTCCTGTTGATGGACGAGCCACTCGGCGCTCTTGACCTCAAGCTCCGCGAGCAGCTTCAGGAAGAGATCCTTCGCATCAAGAAGACTTTGGGGATAACGACAATTCTGGTTACGCACGACCAGCAGGAAGCGATGGCGTTGGCCGATCGTATCGTCCTCATGGACAAGGGGGAGATCCGCCAGGCCGGGACCGCTGACAATCTTTACCGCCGACCGGCGAGTCCGTTTGTCGCCGGTTTCATTGGAAAGCGGAATGAGATTCCGGCTGATGTCGCTGGTATGGGCGATCAACTCATTGCCCGTGCATCTGACGGAACGATTCTTGTGATCGGCCTGCCGGATGACCACCCCTTGGGAGGGAAGGTAACGATCAATCTGCGGCCTGAGCACCTAATCCTGTCGCGTGAGCCGGGGGAGGCCTGTTCCGACCACACAAGCCTCTCCGCAACTGTTACGGGAAAGCGCTTTCTCGGAAACGTGGTGCACTATGAACTGACCCTGCCATGGGGAGAGGCCGTGCTTTCGGAGAGCCGCGATGGCGACCACGCTGTAGGGGATAGCGTCTTTGTTTCGTTTGCGCATTCCGACATCGTCATGTTCCCCGAAGATAGCGCTGGGCGCAGAAAATGA
- a CDS encoding ABC transporter permease, with product MSSAALPTRSRHAVRWEHFLWVPGLVSLILLVVPQASFIWMSLHRDTGFGSVGDELTFANYATILTDPFYLGSIWLTLRLSAIATIAVLIVAMPTAYSFARLGGLTASVLLGLVLTTSLVTIVIKILGLNIILGSTGIINEALAGLGVTDRPIAMINNEIGVLIGLMHYTLPIAILMLFAVCQTIPLWLEEAAAIHGATRGAIFLRVILPIMRPGLIATALIAFNMNVGAFTSALLLGGGRVRTMPVLIQQEIIQGNRYAMGAALATTMLVIVFVLNVAVALSMTSRRRKAR from the coding sequence ATGAGTTCGGCCGCCCTACCGACCCGTAGCCGACATGCGGTGCGCTGGGAGCACTTCCTGTGGGTCCCCGGGCTCGTCAGCCTGATCCTGCTCGTTGTCCCACAGGCTTCGTTCATCTGGATGAGCCTTCATCGCGACACAGGCTTTGGCTCGGTCGGTGACGAACTAACCTTCGCGAACTATGCGACCATCCTCACCGATCCGTTCTATCTGGGCTCCATCTGGCTGACGTTGCGTCTTTCGGCTATCGCCACCATCGCGGTGCTGATCGTTGCGATGCCGACGGCGTACTCATTTGCCCGGCTTGGCGGATTGACGGCATCCGTGCTTCTCGGCCTCGTGTTGACAACATCGCTGGTCACCATCGTCATCAAGATCCTCGGACTCAACATCATCCTGGGCTCGACGGGGATCATCAACGAGGCGCTTGCCGGGCTTGGCGTCACCGACAGGCCCATCGCGATGATCAACAATGAAATCGGTGTGCTGATTGGCCTGATGCACTACACATTGCCGATCGCAATCCTGATGCTGTTCGCTGTGTGCCAAACCATTCCGTTGTGGCTTGAAGAGGCGGCGGCAATCCATGGGGCGACGCGCGGGGCAATCTTCCTTCGCGTGATCCTTCCGATCATGCGGCCCGGGCTCATCGCGACGGCTCTCATCGCGTTCAACATGAATGTCGGCGCATTCACGTCAGCGCTGCTGCTGGGAGGCGGGCGGGTGCGTACGATGCCGGTTCTGATCCAGCAAGAAATAATCCAGGGGAATCGATATGCGATGGGGGCGGCACTCGCGACCACAATGCTTGTGATCGTGTTTGTCCTCAACGTGGCGGTCGCTCTCTCGATGACCTCCCGTAGAAGGAAGGCGAGATGA
- a CDS encoding ABC transporter permease — MMGHVRIPRLSHFVAFFSMAFLLAPFVIVVGASFDTAEGFAIRFPPRELTLEWYLSLPQKYMDGFVVSLLVAILVAVCSAVLGLMIALALVRGRIIGRAFLESFFRIPVQIPLVVTGAVMMNFAYQVIAITGFNPLTNLTALVVGHSFVAIPYCVGAIGSVLARLDEGLEEAAASLGATQWETFWHVTLPALRPGLLAGMFYAFIFSFGDVPVSLFLVGPSTTTLPIQIFQDMQFDFQPGMLAISAIIVVFSFLAILTVQRVVGLDLVLPSRRK, encoded by the coding sequence ATGATGGGACACGTCCGCATCCCGCGCCTTTCCCACTTTGTTGCCTTTTTCTCAATGGCATTTCTGCTGGCGCCGTTCGTTATCGTCGTCGGGGCGTCCTTTGATACGGCTGAGGGCTTCGCGATCCGCTTTCCGCCTCGCGAACTAACGCTGGAGTGGTACCTCTCGCTTCCACAGAAGTACATGGACGGATTTGTGGTGAGTCTGCTGGTCGCGATATTGGTGGCAGTATGCTCTGCCGTTCTCGGTCTCATGATCGCGCTCGCTTTGGTGCGTGGACGGATCATTGGTCGTGCATTTCTGGAGTCTTTCTTCCGCATTCCGGTGCAGATCCCCCTCGTCGTCACAGGCGCGGTAATGATGAACTTTGCCTACCAGGTCATCGCGATTACGGGCTTCAACCCGTTGACCAACCTGACGGCCCTTGTGGTTGGTCACAGCTTTGTGGCCATCCCCTATTGCGTAGGCGCCATCGGCTCGGTACTGGCCCGCCTCGACGAGGGACTGGAAGAGGCGGCAGCGAGCCTCGGTGCAACGCAGTGGGAAACGTTTTGGCATGTGACGCTGCCGGCGTTGCGGCCCGGCCTGTTGGCAGGGATGTTCTACGCTTTCATCTTCTCGTTCGGGGATGTGCCGGTTTCGCTCTTTCTCGTTGGCCCATCCACGACGACGCTGCCCATCCAGATTTTTCAGGACATGCAGTTCGATTTCCAGCCCGGGATGTTGGCGATTTCCGCAATAATCGTCGTCTTTTCCTTTCTTGCGATCCTGACGGTTCAGCGGGTCGTCGGGCTCGACCTCGTCTTGCCGTCCCGCCGCAAATGA
- a CDS encoding glutathione S-transferase family protein yields the protein MMTLFWSATSPFARKVMITAHELGIADRITLQPTVTADEPEELLAVSPAGKLPVLLTEDGTAIADSRVICAYLDAEFGQNRLLPAGSTDRWKALTDAARADAATEAGILVRLERMRPEPLRSAQVEAKQLRKVMRSLDAFDAAHLRSEPFDVAGIALGAALGWLLLRLPDDRLLNDRPRLADWFAAISSRPSMQATLPPVG from the coding sequence ATGATGACTCTCTTCTGGTCCGCAACTTCCCCCTTCGCGCGCAAGGTGATGATCACCGCACATGAGTTGGGGATCGCCGATCGAATAACCTTGCAACCGACCGTTACCGCCGACGAACCGGAAGAACTTCTGGCTGTCAGCCCAGCTGGCAAGCTGCCAGTTCTGCTGACAGAGGACGGAACGGCAATTGCCGATTCCCGGGTGATCTGCGCGTATCTCGACGCCGAGTTCGGCCAGAATCGGCTGCTTCCAGCCGGTAGTACGGACAGGTGGAAGGCGTTGACTGATGCGGCGCGGGCGGATGCCGCTACCGAGGCCGGCATCCTGGTTCGGTTGGAGAGGATGCGGCCAGAGCCCTTGCGCTCAGCGCAGGTTGAGGCAAAGCAACTTCGGAAGGTGATGCGCAGTCTTGATGCGTTCGACGCTGCCCATCTCCGGTCAGAACCCTTCGATGTTGCGGGGATAGCGCTCGGTGCTGCCCTGGGCTGGTTGTTGCTACGGCTTCCCGACGACCGCCTTCTCAACGATCGGCCGCGTCTTGCTGACTGGTTCGCGGCGATAAGCAGCCGTCCTTCGATGCAGGCTACTCTCCCCCCGGTGGGATAG
- a CDS encoding LacI family DNA-binding transcriptional regulator has protein sequence MSDQSKRKKLSRLVPTVRDVAKRAGVSPATVSRALGDKAVVSPELRQRVQDAANALGYRPNAFARGLREGRSRIVALLVGDIEQSHFSSLTKHVQKELSAVGTDLLLHDLEHREDRLMHILRQAPALQLNGIVLASSDTISSAAATEIAAARNAGIPIVAAGQDLTWAGVPSVTYNERAAARHSVGQLLALGGAPCAYVGRVQGSAVGTERHRGYCDAHEAAGAPRDAALTWDVAYRYSAGRDAVNRALREGIAFRSIQAGSDELAMGALAALTDHGLRVPRDVRLVGFGNVEMSAHLRPALTTLSSHAEEMARCIHQALDSQWQGQAPQELVMIERGLVQRQSS, from the coding sequence ATGTCCGACCAAAGCAAAAGAAAGAAGCTCAGCCGGCTCGTCCCGACCGTACGGGACGTTGCAAAAAGGGCAGGCGTTTCTCCCGCGACTGTCTCGCGCGCTCTGGGAGATAAGGCTGTTGTCTCGCCGGAGCTGCGCCAGCGTGTTCAGGATGCGGCGAATGCGCTCGGCTATCGCCCGAACGCCTTCGCCCGTGGCTTGCGGGAGGGACGCTCAAGGATCGTCGCCCTCTTGGTCGGTGACATCGAGCAGAGCCACTTTTCCTCGTTGACCAAGCACGTGCAGAAGGAACTGTCCGCAGTTGGGACCGACCTGCTGCTGCATGATCTAGAGCACCGCGAGGACCGGCTGATGCATATCCTTCGGCAGGCACCAGCGCTTCAACTGAACGGCATCGTTCTCGCATCGTCTGACACGATCTCCTCGGCAGCAGCGACCGAAATTGCAGCGGCGCGCAACGCCGGGATCCCGATTGTGGCAGCGGGGCAAGACCTCACGTGGGCCGGGGTGCCATCAGTAACCTACAATGAACGGGCAGCAGCCCGTCATTCGGTCGGGCAGCTCTTGGCTCTCGGCGGCGCGCCCTGCGCCTATGTTGGCCGCGTTCAGGGCTCCGCCGTCGGCACCGAGCGGCATCGTGGATACTGCGATGCGCACGAGGCTGCAGGGGCCCCGCGTGACGCGGCGCTAACATGGGATGTTGCTTATCGGTACTCCGCAGGCCGTGACGCGGTAAACCGTGCTCTCAGGGAAGGGATTGCCTTTCGCTCCATTCAGGCAGGAAGCGACGAACTCGCCATGGGAGCGCTGGCGGCCCTCACCGATCACGGCCTCAGAGTACCGCGGGATGTGCGGTTGGTCGGCTTCGGAAATGTCGAGATGAGCGCCCACCTGCGTCCGGCACTAACGACACTTTCCTCGCATGCCGAGGAGATGGCCCGCTGTATTCACCAGGCGCTAGACAGCCAATGGCAAGGGCAGGCACCGCAGGAGCTTGTGATGATCGAACGCGGCCTGGTCCAACGCCAGTCATCCTGA
- a CDS encoding alpha/beta fold hydrolase: protein MPTLEHNGATLHYHLVDATYPWIDSPETIVFHHGLGTTSATWAEWLPLLAGQYRLVAYDMRGCGRSSVPEPGFPWSYELLMDDLFAIADAVGADRFHFIGESLGGIIGYNLGIHRPERLLSIVSVTASHQAGWLRGGVADWQALIDQGGIKAWSEMMMEGRFPPDALSAEKSSWYHEHQMTSEPHVVLEVSGIIRQMDLRPHLHTIRTPLLLLIGEASPFVPVEAVIDIRQQIGQAASLHVISGARHGVVFSHPGECVNAVIGFIRRQG, encoded by the coding sequence ATGCCAACCCTCGAACACAACGGCGCAACGCTTCACTACCATCTGGTCGATGCGACCTATCCATGGATCGACAGTCCCGAGACCATCGTTTTCCATCACGGGTTGGGAACGACGTCGGCGACATGGGCCGAGTGGCTACCGCTGCTCGCTGGCCAGTATCGGCTCGTTGCATATGACATGCGGGGTTGCGGCAGATCGAGCGTACCCGAACCAGGCTTCCCCTGGAGCTACGAGCTGTTGATGGATGATCTGTTCGCGATCGCCGACGCGGTCGGCGCGGACAGGTTCCATTTCATTGGCGAGTCGTTGGGTGGCATCATCGGTTACAATTTGGGCATTCATCGTCCGGAACGTCTGCTTTCCATAGTGTCCGTGACCGCGTCCCATCAGGCCGGCTGGCTAAGGGGCGGCGTAGCCGACTGGCAAGCCCTGATCGATCAGGGTGGGATCAAGGCCTGGTCGGAGATGATGATGGAGGGCCGATTTCCGCCGGACGCGCTGTCCGCGGAGAAGAGCAGCTGGTATCACGAGCATCAGATGACGTCTGAGCCGCATGTGGTCCTCGAAGTCTCCGGGATCATACGCCAGATGGATTTGCGGCCTCATTTGCACACGATCCGGACACCGCTTCTCCTGCTGATCGGGGAGGCGAGCCCCTTCGTACCCGTTGAGGCGGTCATCGACATCCGGCAGCAGATTGGGCAGGCAGCCAGCCTTCATGTCATTTCGGGAGCACGCCACGGTGTCGTCTTCTCGCATCCCGGGGAGTGCGTAAACGCAGTTATTGGATTCATTAGGCGACAAGGTTGA
- the puuE gene encoding allantoinase PuuE has translation MPPSKYPRDLVGYGATPPETEWPGGARLAVQFVVNYEEGGENCILHGDAASEGILTDMPGHPSLGAWEGRRNLMVESIYEYGSRVGLWRLLELFGSRGAPFTAFAVGMALERYPEAGRALAEAGHEVACHGYRWIDYSQVDEATERDHIRRAVKAIKDTTGERPLGWFAGRMSDHSRRLMMEEGGFLYDSDSYADDVPYWIVEQGKPLLIVPYSLDNNDMRFSNMNGFVTGREFFDYLKDAFDVLMEESRRTPRMMSIGLHPRLIGRPGRLAGLARFLDYALEHPDAWVCRRIDIARHWMETHPFSPKG, from the coding sequence ATGCCCCCTTCGAAATATCCGCGCGACCTGGTCGGCTATGGAGCCACTCCTCCGGAAACGGAGTGGCCCGGAGGAGCCCGACTGGCAGTACAGTTCGTCGTGAATTACGAGGAGGGTGGAGAGAACTGCATACTCCACGGGGATGCGGCATCCGAGGGCATCCTGACCGACATGCCCGGCCACCCCTCTCTCGGTGCGTGGGAGGGCCGCCGCAATCTCATGGTGGAGTCCATCTACGAGTACGGAAGCCGGGTCGGCCTGTGGCGGCTACTTGAGCTTTTCGGCTCGCGCGGCGCGCCGTTTACAGCCTTCGCCGTGGGAATGGCTTTGGAGCGCTATCCTGAAGCAGGCCGCGCCCTGGCTGAAGCCGGACACGAGGTCGCTTGCCATGGCTACCGCTGGATCGATTATTCCCAGGTGGACGAAGCGACAGAGCGCGATCACATCCGCCGTGCCGTGAAGGCCATCAAGGATACCACGGGAGAACGCCCTTTGGGCTGGTTCGCCGGCAGGATGAGCGACCACTCGAGACGCCTGATGATGGAAGAAGGCGGCTTCCTGTACGACTCCGACAGCTACGCCGACGACGTACCGTACTGGATCGTCGAGCAGGGCAAGCCATTGCTCATCGTACCCTATAGCCTCGACAACAATGACATGCGTTTCTCGAATATGAATGGCTTTGTGACCGGGCGCGAATTCTTCGATTACCTGAAGGATGCCTTCGACGTCCTGATGGAAGAAAGTCGAAGGACGCCACGGATGATGTCTATCGGCTTGCACCCACGCCTGATCGGCCGCCCCGGGAGATTGGCCGGGCTAGCACGCTTTTTGGATTATGCACTAGAGCATCCGGACGCCTGGGTTTGCCGCCGCATCGATATCGCGCGCCATTGGATGGAGACCCATCCCTTTTCACCAAAGGGATAA